The nucleotide window TTACGATACCCGAAGCATCGGCCACACACCGATCACAGATATACACATCATTAGGACCGGCGACCATGCTATTTACTTCATGGCTTGACCGCCCACAAAATGAACAGTGGATTGTCTTGTCGTCATTATTCTCTTGGTCGCTCATAGTCCGATAACTAAATTCTTATTACTCTTCGTCTTTTTTACGCTTCATAATATTATCAACCAAACCGTACTCCTTGGCCTCTTCGGCCGCCATCCATTTGTTACGGTCGGTATCTTCCATAACTTCATCTACTGATTTGCCACTATGGTTAGCAAGCACTTCACTAATCAGCTTTTTGATACGCAAAATCTCTTGAGCCTCAATTTCAATATCACTGGCTTGTCCACGCACACCACCCAGCGGTTGGTGAATCATAACACGAGAATTAGGCAGCAAATTTCGCTTACCGGCAGCCCCACCAGCCAATAGTACAGCTCCCATCGATGCGGCCATACCCACACATGTTGTAGCCACATCACACTTCACATATTGCATGGTATCATAAATGGCGAAACCTGATGACACAACGCCACCCGGGCTGTTGATATACAAATTGATATCCTTTTCTGGATCCTCCGATTCCAAGAACAACATCTGTGCTACAATAGAACTTGCTACCGCATCATTTACCGGAGTACCTAAAAAGATAATGCGATCCTTAAGCAGTCGAGAATAAATATCAAAAGCACGTTCGCCACGCTCGGTCTTTTCGACGACCATAGGCACCAGGTTATTATTCTGGATGCGATCAGCTTGTCCGTTGTCGTTGGGCATTTCGTATAATGGTTGTTTTTCCATAGGTAACTCGGAAATAAAAATTTTATTCAACTAATACTGATTAGAAACTACGCCTTAATCTTTTCGTCGTGCTTCTCTTGATAGGTTTCTTTATCAATTTCATTAATATTAACCTCATCTTTCAACCTATCAAATACCTTGTCTTCACGAATACTGTTCCTCAGGCTTTCCAACTGTTGCGGATTCTGTGCAAACATATTCCGCATCTGATCAACCTCAATACCATAACGCGAAGCCTCAGCCTCTAAGTGTTGATCTATATCTTCGGGTTTTATCTCGATATCATCAAATTTTTCTTGCAGCTTCTCATTCAAGAAAAACCACTTAGCATCGCGAATAGCGCGATCTTCCATATTCTCCTTGTATTCCTCTTCATCGAAATCAGGCGGCAGCTGTCCTTGTGACTGCTGCTTCACACGTTCAACATATTGGTTTTGCACCTGACTCTTAAATACTTCGGGAACATCGAACTCATGCTTTTCAACAAGCGCATCGATGATATCGTTCTTGAAAAGATCATCGGCAGACTGATCGTAATAATCCTGAATCTTACTTTTCATCAGGCTTTTAAACTCATCTACATTCTTAGCCTCATTATTCGATGCCTTCTTTGCAAATTCATCTGTGAGATCAGCCTTGTGAAGCTTCTCTACTTTTTTAACGATCAGCTTAAAGCTGTGCGTATGATCTTCGTGCCCAACCTCTACTTCAACTTCATCACCAACCTCATGACCCAACAGATCTTCACCAAACTGCTTAGACTCTTCTTGAGTCAGGTCAATGGTTTCTTCAGTTTTATTTTCCTCTTCGGGTTCTCCATCATCATCCAATGGAATAGCATCAACCGTTACCCGTGTTTCTTCGGTAATTTCTTCCTCGACCTCTTCCCAATTGCCCTGCTGCTTACGCTGACGATCAATCTCTTCTTGAACTTCATCATCAGTAACATCATGTACAAGTCGATCAACCTCAACCTTGCTCAAATCCGTAAGCTCAAACTCCGGACGTGCCCCAATCTTGAACTTTGCTTCCAGCTCATCATTTTCCCAGTTCAGCTCAAGCATCTGGCTTTCGCCTACCGGCTCATATTCAGGAACCACCTCATTTTCAAATACTTCCTGAACGTATTTGCCGACCTCTTCCTGCTCAATCTCATCGCCAAAACGCTTACGTACAATTTTCAACGGCACCTTGCCAGGACGAAACCCGGGCATATTAATTTGGCCGCGATATTTTTTGTACGCCTCTTTAAATTTAGGCTCCAGATCTTCACGATCGGCTGAAATAATTAACTCTTTATCGACAGAGGTTATATCGTTTACAGTAATTTCCACAGAACTACTCCGAATGGTCTTTGATTATGACAATAAAATAATAAGTGATAACATGCTAAGTACGAGAGGGGGGACTCGAACCCCCACGCCTTAAAGGCACTAGATCCTAAATCTAGCGCGTCTACCAATTCCGCCACTCTCGCAGGTACTTTCAACATTTGGCAAAACAATTAGCTTTACCAGAATTTGAGAGTCTCGAAAAATATGGCTTTTTTCTTCTGATTTCAACACAAATAAAACATGTATTTCTGTTGAAAGAGCTATGAGTCATTTCAGCAATTTTGTAATTTTGGCGTTGCATCGAAACCCTAATACTGACTCCCCTTACCCATGTTTTATAACTTACGGTTGGTATACATTACCACAAAAAACAAACAAGAAGCTAAATCCATCGGCAAAACGCTGGTAAAAGAACAATTAGCTGCGTGCGTTAATATCGTCGAAGGCATGGAATCCATTTACCGCTGGGAAGGTGAAATTGTAGAAGACACTGAAACCATCCTCATCGCGAAAACTCCCTACCACAACGTTAAAGAACTTACGGAACGCGTTAAAACACTACACAGCTACGATTGTCCCTGTATTATATCACTGCAACTGACCGAACAGGAAGGGAATGAAGAATATCAGCGATGGATTATCAAGAATTCCCAAAAACAAGAGATTGACTACGAAGTAGAGGACATTTAGCCGTTGTTGTGCAGGCCACACTCTGTTTTGGAAAGATTACTCCATCGGCCTTCTCGTCCCTGTCCCGGTGCCGTACAATGCGTACAACCCACTGACTGATATCCTTTTTCCTTCAGCGGATGTTCGGGCAAGCCATGACTCTCAATGTATTCTTCAACCAATGATGAATTCCAGTCGATCAGCGGATAAAACTTAATCAACTCATCATCGTCATCCATAATAGGCAAACTATTACGATGCCGATTCTGGAATCCAATCAGCCCCGACATCCACACCTTGTAGTCATTTTTGACACGATCAAGGGGTTCCACCTTATTAATTTCGCAACACTTATCAGGATTGTGATCCCACAACTCATTTTTAAATGTTTTCGTATGCTGGTTGGGGTCGGGGCGCAAATCAATCACATTTAAATCCAACAAACGCGTCAGCCGATTCTTATAATCAATCGTCTCTTCAAAATGATATCCCGTATCAATAAAATAGATGGGACAACCGGGCTTAATTCTGCTAACCAGATGCAATAACACAGCGGAGGTAGTTCCAAAAGAGGATGTTACCAGCACATCCCGGAACGTGTTAAACACCTGAGCTACACGAGCATCAACAATTTTTGCCGAAAGCGACCGATTTATCTTTTCTTTATTGACCAGATACATATAGATTCGTGATTAAGCTTCAATTTAAACAAGTCATAATCTAACAGTGAGTGTTGTAAAAGTCGAACGCCAAAATCATATTTGTCGCGCCGTAATTGACAGACCCAAATCCCATAATGCCATCAATTTTGCAGTGATGGATGCATTAGAAAACCTACTTGACGAGTTGGAACAAAATTCCAATATCCGCTGCTTTGTTTTATCGGGATCTGGGAATAAAACATTTATTTCGGGAGGCGATCTCAAAGAATTTCATACTATTAAAACGGCTGAAGAAGCCAAACCAATGGCTCGGCGAATGCTCACTATACTGGAACGCATCGAAAAACTGCCCTGCTGGACGATTGCTGCTATTAACGGTGCGGCTTACGGTGGTGGATGTGAAATAATGCTCGCCTTTGATTTTAGGATGGCAACCCCAAATGCTACTTTCGGTTTTACCCAGGGCAAATTTTACCTGCCACCAGGATGGGGTGGCTTAACACGCCTTGTCGAAAAAGTCGGTCGGTCTACAGCACTACTTTGGCTGGCCGAAGCTAAAGTTATTGATGCTGAATCAGCTTTGAACCACAAACTTATCAACCATGTTATTGAAAGCAATGACTTTCGGGATGGCGTTCGATCCAAGGCAGAAACTCTTATTAAAAATGATCGGGCTTTCATTAAAAATCTCAAGAGTGGGGCAATGAAATTGACACAAGCACGATGGAAAGCGATAAATGCCGAACTTGATTCCTTTGCCAAGTTCTGGGAAAGCGAACTCCACGAAGAGCGAGTGGAACGGTTTCTAAATCGCAAAAAAGAATAATATCCACATAGCCTGGTGGTTAACCATCAGGCTAAAAGCAAACTCCTGTTACTTTTTGACCTTTTTTCGGAGGTACATCTTAGTTTCGTAGCGGTCTCCTTTTCTGAACAATTCCACCCGCATCGAATCACCCTCTTCATACTCACGAAACAGGGCTTGGGCATGCATCTTACTCTGGATACGCTCTTCTCCAATTCGTAAGATAATATCGCCCGGTACAATGCCTGCCTCAAAAGCCGGCCCATCTTTATTTACACTATTGACCAACAATCCCCGCAATGCGGGCAAATTATACTTCAAGACCAGCTGGCGCGTCATTTCAACAGTGTTAAAACCAGGATCATAAGATAGGGTTACCTCTCCTGTAGTAGATAGTTGACGAATAATTTTTTGTACTCTGTTGCTGGGAATGGCAAAACCAAGCCCCACATTCCCCCCGCTGGTGCCTCCAGTATAAATAAAAGTATTTACTCCTATTACTTTACCCTCACTGTCAACCAGTGGCCCGCCCGAATTCCCCCTGTTGATCGCAGCATCAGTTTGAATCATATCCATATATACACGGGGCTCATTAGGATTGGGACGAAAATCACGATTCTTCGCGCTCACCACGCCTACCGTCACTGATGGCTTCGCCGACTCAAATAACCCAAAAGGATTCCCCACTGCCAACGACCATTCCCCAACCAGTACGCTATCCGAATCACCGAACTCTACCGCTGGAAAGGGATGATCAGCCTTAATTTTTAACAGTGCCAAATCCGCAAGCTCATCTTCACCCAATACCTCCGCCTCATACTGCGAACCATCCGGCAATGATACTACAACCCGCTTGGCATGCCGATTTGCAACATGCTGGTTTGTTACTACCAACCCATCTTCATTGATGATAAACCCCGATCCCATACTGCTCACCTCACGCTCAATGGGTACCGGGATAAAGCGATTGTAATACTCACTAAACTCCAGGCGGCGACCGCCTTGTACCATCTCCGTAACCGTAATACTTACCACAGCCGGACTTACTCTTTGAACTGCCTCGGTTATCGCGGTTCGCCTGCTTGTCGTAATTTGTTGGTTGGCATTTTGCCCTGTATTAATATCTGAATTATCGGTTTGGATGCCATCAGCAGAAAAGGACTCTGTATTACTTTTTTGGGTTGTATCTTCAATAACGGATGAAATATTTGCGCCCGTAGCTTCAGAAAATCCACCAGTCTTTGCCAACTGTGATTCTCTGTTGCTATCGGTACAACCTGCCGATAGCAATCCAAAAGAAAGGACAACCGCTAATAGAGAAACGGACTGCTTAACCATCAAGTAAAAAATTTATTACGACTTATCTACACTAACCAGCTGTTCAGCTCCAATCTCTACCAAATCTTCGATTGCTTCCTCTAACGGCCCGGGATGCCAAGCACCAGAAGCCTTTTTATGTCCGCCGCCACCTACTTTTCGGGCCCACTTATTTACGTCCACATCATTGCTTTTAGATCTTAGACTCATCTTGACACCATCACCCAGCGCCTTAAATAATATTGCAGCTTTAATTCCAGCTACACTCAGCGGATAGGCGACGAATCCTTCACAATCGTCATTCGTAGTATTGGTCTCTTCCAGCATCTCTTTCGTAACGTACATGATAGCAATTTGATTGTCCTCAAATAACTCTATCGTACTCATCGCCTTGCTAAGTAGATGCAGCTGGTTAAGACTTTTGGTTGAAAACACTTTTTCGGCCACCTCATTGGGACGAAACTCACCCAATCGAAGTAACTCTGCTGCAATATTCATTGTTTCGGGGGTAACGCTGTCATACTGCAGCGATCCTGTATCTGTTAAAATACCGGTATATAGAGCTTTTGCCACGTTTTCATCAACCTGAGAAATATCGTTTTGCAAAAAGAGATGAAAGACAAGCTCACAGGTCGAAGATGCTTCCTCTACCGATATCGACATATCAAAACCGTCGTAAGGGTCAGGATGATGGTCAATCATAAAGGAGGGTTTGGGATCATCCTGCACATAATCAGAATAGCTACCAAACCTTTTGGGGGAATTTCCATCAAGCACCAAAAAAGCATCACACTTTTTCAGTAATTTCTCCTCCGGCTTGTGAATGGGATAAAAATCGCTGAGCCATTGTAAATTCAACGGCACATCGTCATCATTAAAGCCAATGGCATTTACACCATTTTTTTCTAACCACAAACAAGCTGCCACCTGGGCACCGATACAATCCCCATCCGGGCGGATGTGCGAATAAACACCCACAGTGTCAAACTCTTGCAGTTTTTGAATGAGTTCTTCAAACATAATGGCCTTTTATAGCGCGAAAAATAAGCTTAATAAAATGGTATATAGCGTGGAAGAAAGCAATATTTTTTTGGAACTAAATTCTTTCTCCATTATATCGTATCATTAAACAAAAAGTACACCTGAAAGCCTTTAAACGCATTTTTGATGAAAACGGTACTTATTCTTTGCAATGGCAAGCCTCCATCACAAGAACTATTCCACGAATATCGAGCGAACGCAGATTACTTTATTGCCGCTGATGGAGGGGCCAATATCGCCCTTGCATGGGATACATTTCCCGATGTTGTTATCGGCGATTTAGATAGTTTTAAAGGCAATGGGGATGCTCCCTTTGAGATTATATTTCGTCCCAGCCAGCAAAGTAATGATTTAGAGAAGGCTCTTTCCCATGCTCAAAAAGAACACGGTACACATATCAATATTCTTGGAGCTACCGGACACCGACTGGACCAAACGCTTAAAAATCTATCCGTACTTAAGAAATACGACACTTATTTTGAGCAAATACTTTTAATTGATGATTTCGGAAAAACACAACTATTGTCCAATTCTTTTACATCTCCCATAACAGTTGGCACACAGGTTTCTCTGTTCCCACTCTCGGGCAGGGTTTCGGGTATCACTACCAACGGACTTAAATATCCCCTCGATAATGAGACTTTAGAAAATGGCGTGCGTGATGGCTCCTCAAATGAAGTCGTTGATTCACCGATTGAAATCACTCATAAAAAAGGAGATCTGCTTCTCTATACGAAACACTTTTCGGATTGACCCCTCATTCATTTCAAGATATCTTCCATTCATCTTAACATAACAATACCACATTGTCTGAACTACAATTCACCCTATTCGACTGGAGCCTCATACTAAGTTACTTCGGGCTATTAGTTTACCTTACCTGGCAGCGCGAATGGGAGGAAACCGATGAAGAATCCTTTTTATTATCGGGCCGCAAAATGAGCCTTGCTGCATTTGTAGCTACCTTAGTATCCACTTGGTATGGCGGCATTTTGGGGATTGGAGAATTCAGTTACCAAAACGGGATATCAACCTGGCTGATCCTTGGGTTTCCCTTCTACGTATTCTCAGCCCTTTTTGCATGGCTACTGGCTGGTAAAATCCGCATGAACAAAGCACTTTCACTCCCTGAAGCAGTTGGCAATTTTTATGGCGATACAGCAGGGCGTTTTTCTGCCATCCCTATTTTCATCTTAGTAAGTCCGGCCCCTTACATTCTCATGCTCGGGCTAATATTTCAATATTTAACAGGAGGGACTGGCCATTTTCTCTGGTATGCCAGCGCGGTAGCACTATTTTCGGTAGCCTATGTTATTTTCGGGGGATTTAATGCCGTTGTCCACACCGATATGCTCCAAATTGCTCTCATGTTTATCGGGTTTATTTTTCTGATCACCTTTGCCGGAATGGAATTTGGCGGATTGGGAGAACTGTGGGAGACTGTCCCTGCTGACTTCAAAAACATTACCGGCGGTGAAAGCATACAGTACATCCTCGTTTGGTTTTTTATCGCCCTGTGGACTTTTGTAGATCCCAGCTTTCACCAGCGCGCCGCAGCAGCAAAATCTCCCAAAACAGCTAAAAACGGGATTTTTATTTCCATTCTCCTGTGGTCAGCATTCGACTTTTTGACTGTTTTTAGCGGCATGTATGGCTTTGCTATTCTTGGGGATACGCTGGCAGAACCGATTATGGTTTATCCATATCTGGCCAATGAAATATTACCCATTGGTCTCAAAGGACTCTTTTTCGTAGCACTGCTGGCTACCATTATGTCTACATTAGACAGCTACCTGTTCTTATCGGGACAAACCCTGGGACGCGACCTGCTTGTTAAGATTTTTCCCAATACAAACAACAATACGCTAACGCGAATAAGCACGTTGGCAGCAGCCCTCTTAGGCATTTTACTTATCATCATATTCCCCAGCGTCATAGATCTGTGGTATGTTATTGGGTCGGTGATGATTCCCGGTTTACTGATCCCCGTGCTTGGAGTCTATCTACGATTTTTCACATTAAAAAAACCGTGGGTACTTCCTACAATGGTGGGCAGTATTGGGGTATCACTGGCATGGCTCATCCTGGGTACCATCACCAGCGACGGTACATACAACTATACGTTCTGGGGAATCGAACCATTTTATCCGGGACTCACAGCAAGTATTATACTTTGGCTACTGGGAAGAAAAGATAATGGGGATCTGTTTGAGGAAACTGATTTTGCCAAAGATGAAATAGTAGGAGATCCCAAGTAAACCTTCTCCAATCAGAAAAAGGTATTGGGCGAAAATATCTTTACGTACTCTTTAGAATGTGCCCTAAGTTTAACTTGTGGATAGGAATCAAATACTTCATAGCCATAGCATCTTTCTCGATATTGAGTTCGCCCGTTCGCCGGAAATCCACGATACAGTATCCCTCAAACGCACGTACTACTTCGCCAATCCCGTAATATTCCGGGCACGGACCATAGTAAACCAAGTCCCCGAGCTGGATATTATTATTCGCCCTGCGGTTATACGGATAAATAACCGGCAGCCGATCGAGTCGATATGATAGTCGTTTCTTTGTTGCCATGAAGGCTTAATATACGGGATTAGAAATCCCTTTTTCTAATGACAAATTTTCGGGTATTCTTGTCAGGTGCTTCAATAGAAATCCAAATGGCATGAGGTGGAATAAGTTCGAGAATTCGCTCCGGCCATTCGATAACAGTAACTCCTTCGCCATAAAAATATTCTTCGGCCCCAATTTCCAGTGCTTCCCGGGGCGATTCCATACGGTAGCAGTCGAAATGATATAACGTCTTATCCCCGTAATATTCGTTGATCAAGGTAAAGGTTGGAGAACTAACCTCATTCCCGTCAATCCCAAACCCTTCGGCCATCCCCTTAACAAAATGGGTTTTACCAGCTCCCAACTCTCCCTCCAAACAAACAACATCGCCAATAGATAACGCATCTATAAAAGCGCGTCCTTTGACAATTGTTTCGTCTGGTGATGTAGTCGTAAACTCTTTCTCCATAATCAGTTCTCATCTAAGAGAGTAAAATAATAAGCTTGCTAACTTTCCCGCTGTCATAATGTAGACTTTGGGCGGAGCGTAGAAATAGGCAAAATCATCTCTTCCATGCTTGTCCCACCATGCAAAAACGTATCGCGATAGCGATTTTGATAGCGGTGATAGTTGGTAGGATACACAAAGTAGTAATCTTCTTTCGCAATAATATAATTATTAGAATGCCCCGGCGTCGGCAACTTGTAATCTGCCGGATTTTCAATAATCATTGCAGCATCTTCATTGGCTGATAAATTGCGCCCATACTTATATCGCAAACTGGTAGAAGTTTCTCGATCTCCATAGACCTTCGTATCGCGAAGTGCACGAACGGCGCCATGATCGCTGGTTACCACGATGACCACCTCCTCATCAGCCAGTAGCTTAAAAATTTCGAATAGGGTAGAGTGCTGAAACCATGTTTTTGTCAGCGACCGAAAGGCCGGCACATCGGGGGCAATCTCTTTGAGCACATCAGAATCAGATCGCGAGTGCACCAGGGTATCCACAAAATTGTACACAAACGTGCTAAGTGGTACCTGTAGATAATTGTGGATATTATCTGTTAAGTTTTGCCCCTCTTCGGTTTTAAGTACCTTTTCATACTTCACCTTTTTATCGATGCCCTTGCGCTTCAACTGTTTAACCAGCAGTTCCTCCTCAAACTGATTTAACGAGCTCTCATCTTCGCCCTGGCTCCACAGCCGGGGATAAATATCTTCGATTTCGAGCGGAAACAATCCCGAAAAAATAGCATTTCGAGAATAGGGTGTGGCCGTTGGTAAAATGGAATAGTAAAAATCGGTATCAATCGCATAATCCTCATTCAACAGATCTTGAAACATCAGCCACTGATCATACCGCATACAATCAATGACTAAAAACAGGGTTTTTTGCCCGTTTTTAACATGCGGTAACACATACTCACGGACAATATCAGTCGATAGGGCCGGCCGTTCCGGGGTAGATTGATTAAGCCACGACCGGTAATTTCGTCCTACAAAACGACTGAACATCTTATTGGCTTCACGATACTGATCAGCTAACACTTGCCGCAGCGACTCATCACCCGACTCCAAATCGATATCCCACTGCGTAAGCTGCTTATAAATGTTAATCCACTCCTCCCAATCCGTTTCTTCATGGATCCTTCCCGATATCTCATTAAAGTCGCGCAGATATGATTGCGCAAACTTCTCATTGCGAATGCGGCGACGCTCCAAAATTCGCTTTATCGTCAATACAATTTGGTTGGGATTAACCGGCTTAATCAAATAGTCAGAAATCTTGCCGCCAATTGCATCCTCCATGATCGACTCTTCCTCACTCTTAGTAATCATCACGACAGGCAAATTCGCATTTATCGTTTTGATCCTATTGAGTGTAGCCAATCCATCCATTCCCGGCATCTGCTCATCCAAAAACACAATATCAAACGGTTGTTCCTTGATGAGTGTAATCGCATCTTTGCCGTTCGTGACGGGGGTGACTTCAAAGTCTTTATTTTCCAAAAAGATAATGTGAGGCTTCAGCTGATCGATCTCGTCATCCGCCCATAAAATACGTGTAGCCATCAGGATTCTGTTGCATTAATTTGAATCCTTAAGTTTGATAAATGGCATCAATTTATCCAATCGTTTTTGCGCAATTCCCTTAATTTTTTTGAGCTCCGAAAACGACTCAAATCTCCCGTGCTCCTGGCGATAGGTAACAATACGTTTGGCATAGGTCGGGCCAATACCAGGCAGCGTCTTCAATGCCTGTTCATTTGCTGTATTCACGTTTATTTTATCCCCAGAAGAGGCTTTAGCGGTACGTTCTTCCTGACTTCCATTCCTCTCATTAGAGGTAGAATCCTTTTCAACCGTATCAACTACAGTTCGTTTAACCACGGACTTGTCGGATGGATAATACTGCTCCAACAATTTTTCCTCTTCTGCATTGATCAACGCTGTTCGCTCGGCAAACTGTTCTTCAAGTTCGCGATACTCATCCCCATCAAAAGGAACCGACGACGACAAAGCAAGGTTCAACACTCCCAAAGCAACCAATAATATCAGCAGGGCTGTTATCGTCTTGCGTTCGCCCGGTGCAATTTTCAACTTTTCCAGCCAGAAAAATAATGTTCTCTTCATAGGTATCCTCTCTTAAAATTATTAATCCCTACTGGTAAGACCGATACACCAGACAAAACTTACAAAATCACTCTTGTTTGAGGGCGAAAATAATTCGATGTTTGGCTTCTGATTATGGAATCAACAAAAATATATCACTACGACAATCTCTCCATTTCTTATAATCGCGTAGGCGTTAAGGATCGCCAACCCCTGATCATCCTTCATGGGTGGGGAAGTAATAAGCAGGTGATGATGCCGCTTGCCAAGGAACTTGCCGAGATTCGTGACTGCTACGTGTTCGATCTACCGGGATTTGGGAACTCTTCGGTGCCCAACCAGCCGTGGTCGATCGATGATTACGCCGATTTAATTCAAGAATTTATCACGGAGCATGAATTCGATTCCGTTGATCTTTTGGTTCACTCTTTCGGGGGACGCATGGCGCTAAAGCTTTGTGCACGTCCCCAGGCAGAACAACTTATTGACAAAGTACTTATCACCGGCGGAGCGGGGATGAAACCCAAGCGAAGCTTCTCGTACTATGTGAAAAAGTATACGGCCAAGCTACTTAAAGCCCCCTTTCTGGTATTGCCGAACAATCTCCGCGAAAAGGCACTGGGCTGGCTACGACAAACATCGATATGGAAATCATTGGGATCCAGCGACTACAGCAAGCTGGATGGCATCATGCGCGAAACCTTTGTGAAAACGGTCAGCGAATACTTGGAACCCTGTCTCCCCAAAATACCACATGAGGTACTTTTACTGTGGGGAGAAAATGATGAAGCCGCGCCGCTTTATCAGGCTAAACGGATGGAAGAAGGAATCAAGAATGCAGCATTAGTCGTCATCGATAACGCCGGGCATTACGCCTTTCTGGATCGTCCCTCGCACTTTGTGCGTATTGCAAAGGCTTTTTTTAAGGGGGAAGAATAAGTCATATTGGTATAGTCCAAACGGAATCCTTCCGTACCCTTCCTTTTAATGAGGCATCTTCCCAATCACAAACACAACTAACTCACCAAGCTTATAGGCACATGGTAACCGACATTACAATGTCATTGTATCAGACATTAGTATGTCCTGGTGCCTGACATTACCATGTCTTAGGGTATGACATTACTATGTCTGGGGGGCAGACATTGGTATGTCAGGCAAACAAGAACTATGAGATAAAACCACGAAGAGTATATGCCAGCAAATAGATAAGCTTATGATGTCAGCCAAATTATGTTATCCGGCTTTTTCCTCTTCAAGCTGACGCTCTTTAAAATCCTCGTCGAAATAGTTG belongs to Fodinibius sp. Rm-B-1B1-1 and includes:
- the clpP gene encoding ATP-dependent Clp endopeptidase proteolytic subunit ClpP; this encodes MPNDNGQADRIQNNNLVPMVVEKTERGERAFDIYSRLLKDRIIFLGTPVNDAVASSIVAQMLFLESEDPEKDINLYINSPGGVVSSGFAIYDTMQYVKCDVATTCVGMAASMGAVLLAGGAAGKRNLLPNSRVMIHQPLGGVRGQASDIEIEAQEILRIKKLISEVLANHSGKSVDEVMEDTDRNKWMAAEEAKEYGLVDNIMKRKKDEE
- the tig gene encoding trigger factor, which translates into the protein MEITVNDITSVDKELIISADREDLEPKFKEAYKKYRGQINMPGFRPGKVPLKIVRKRFGDEIEQEEVGKYVQEVFENEVVPEYEPVGESQMLELNWENDELEAKFKIGARPEFELTDLSKVEVDRLVHDVTDDEVQEEIDRQRKQQGNWEEVEEEITEETRVTVDAIPLDDDGEPEEENKTEETIDLTQEESKQFGEDLLGHEVGDEVEVEVGHEDHTHSFKLIVKKVEKLHKADLTDEFAKKASNNEAKNVDEFKSLMKSKIQDYYDQSADDLFKNDIIDALVEKHEFDVPEVFKSQVQNQYVERVKQQSQGQLPPDFDEEEYKENMEDRAIRDAKWFFLNEKLQEKFDDIEIKPEDIDQHLEAEASRYGIEVDQMRNMFAQNPQQLESLRNSIREDKVFDRLKDEVNINEIDKETYQEKHDEKIKA
- the cutA gene encoding divalent-cation tolerance protein CutA, which encodes MFYNLRLVYITTKNKQEAKSIGKTLVKEQLAACVNIVEGMESIYRWEGEIVEDTETILIAKTPYHNVKELTERVKTLHSYDCPCIISLQLTEQEGNEEYQRWIIKNSQKQEIDYEVEDI
- a CDS encoding phosphoadenylyl-sulfate reductase, producing the protein MYLVNKEKINRSLSAKIVDARVAQVFNTFRDVLVTSSFGTTSAVLLHLVSRIKPGCPIYFIDTGYHFEETIDYKNRLTRLLDLNVIDLRPDPNQHTKTFKNELWDHNPDKCCEINKVEPLDRVKNDYKVWMSGLIGFQNRHRNSLPIMDDDDELIKFYPLIDWNSSLVEEYIESHGLPEHPLKEKGYQSVGCTHCTAPGQGREGRWSNLSKTECGLHNNG
- a CDS encoding enoyl-CoA hydratase/isomerase family protein, coding for MSVVKVERQNHICRAVIDRPKSHNAINFAVMDALENLLDELEQNSNIRCFVLSGSGNKTFISGGDLKEFHTIKTAEEAKPMARRMLTILERIEKLPCWTIAAINGAAYGGGCEIMLAFDFRMATPNATFGFTQGKFYLPPGWGGLTRLVEKVGRSTALLWLAEAKVIDAESALNHKLINHVIESNDFRDGVRSKAETLIKNDRAFIKNLKSGAMKLTQARWKAINAELDSFAKFWESELHEERVERFLNRKKE
- a CDS encoding S1C family serine protease → MVKQSVSLLAVVLSFGLLSAGCTDSNRESQLAKTGGFSEATGANISSVIEDTTQKSNTESFSADGIQTDNSDINTGQNANQQITTSRRTAITEAVQRVSPAVVSITVTEMVQGGRRLEFSEYYNRFIPVPIEREVSSMGSGFIINEDGLVVTNQHVANRHAKRVVVSLPDGSQYEAEVLGEDELADLALLKIKADHPFPAVEFGDSDSVLVGEWSLAVGNPFGLFESAKPSVTVGVVSAKNRDFRPNPNEPRVYMDMIQTDAAINRGNSGGPLVDSEGKVIGVNTFIYTGGTSGGNVGLGFAIPSNRVQKIIRQLSTTGEVTLSYDPGFNTVEMTRQLVLKYNLPALRGLLVNSVNKDGPAFEAGIVPGDIILRIGEERIQSKMHAQALFREYEEGDSMRVELFRKGDRYETKMYLRKKVKK
- a CDS encoding bifunctional oligoribonuclease/PAP phosphatase NrnA, translating into MFEELIQKLQEFDTVGVYSHIRPDGDCIGAQVAACLWLEKNGVNAIGFNDDDVPLNLQWLSDFYPIHKPEEKLLKKCDAFLVLDGNSPKRFGSYSDYVQDDPKPSFMIDHHPDPYDGFDMSISVEEASSTCELVFHLFLQNDISQVDENVAKALYTGILTDTGSLQYDSVTPETMNIAAELLRLGEFRPNEVAEKVFSTKSLNQLHLLSKAMSTIELFEDNQIAIMYVTKEMLEETNTTNDDCEGFVAYPLSVAGIKAAILFKALGDGVKMSLRSKSNDVDVNKWARKVGGGGHKKASGAWHPGPLEEAIEDLVEIGAEQLVSVDKS
- a CDS encoding thiamine diphosphokinase — encoded protein: MKTVLILCNGKPPSQELFHEYRANADYFIAADGGANIALAWDTFPDVVIGDLDSFKGNGDAPFEIIFRPSQQSNDLEKALSHAQKEHGTHINILGATGHRLDQTLKNLSVLKKYDTYFEQILLIDDFGKTQLLSNSFTSPITVGTQVSLFPLSGRVSGITTNGLKYPLDNETLENGVRDGSSNEVVDSPIEITHKKGDLLLYTKHFSD